Within the Kozakia baliensis genome, the region TGGCGACATTGCCGCCACGACCATGATTGACGGACGGGGCCGGATCGCCATGCCCGGCATGATTGATGCGCATGTCCATACCGCGCAGCAGCTGTTGCGCGGCAAGCTGGCTGAGATGAGCCGCCTCGGCCCGCTGCGCAACCCGCCATGGAAAAACTATTATGTTCCGTTCGAGGCCCTTCTCGATCCCGAAGACATCTATCTGAGCGGCCTGCTGGCCTATGCCAACATGATCATGTGCGGCACGACCTGTTTTGCCGAAGCCGGTGGCCCCCACCCTGATGAAATGGCCCGGGCGGCGGTTGAAACCGGCATTCGCGGTTTTGTCGCCCTGACGACATCGGACCTGAACACCAGTTTTGCAGGAAGGGACATGCCGCCATCAATGATGATGACGACGGACGAGGCGCTGGCCAGGAACATCGCCCTGGTTGAACGGTGGCGCGATCACGCCCGGGTCAGGGCCTGGATGTCGCTGCGCCAGATCATCGTGTGCAGTCCCACGCTGATCGCAGGCATGGCGGATGCGGCCCGCGCCCACGGCGTAAAAATCCATACCCATCTGGCTGAAGGCACGTATGAGGTGGATTACGCGCTGGAACAGCACGGCAAGCGCCCCACCGAATACCTGAACGACCTTGGCGCGCTTGGGCCACACCTGCACTGCGCCCATTCGGTCATCCTGTCTGCCGAGGAAGTTGACCTTTACGCCACGCACCGGATGTCTGCCTGCCACTGCGCCTTTGGCAATTACGGGATCGGCGTGCCCCGCCTGCAGGAAATGTGGCGGCGCGGGGTGGATATCGGAATGGGAACCGATGGCGCGGCCTCGGCCTTTACGCTCGACCTCTTTCAGGTCGCCCATGCCGCACGGGTCGGTCAGGCCGCGGCCATTGGCCA harbors:
- a CDS encoding amidohydrolase family protein, which gives rise to MALPSQADIVIHGCDIVTMNDAGDVIRDGVIVISNGRLAHVGPRTDIGDIAATTMIDGRGRIAMPGMIDAHVHTAQQLLRGKLAEMSRLGPLRNPPWKNYYVPFEALLDPEDIYLSGLLAYANMIMCGTTCFAEAGGPHPDEMARAAVETGIRGFVALTTSDLNTSFAGRDMPPSMMMTTDEALARNIALVERWRDHARVRAWMSLRQIIVCSPTLIAGMADAARAHGVKIHTHLAEGTYEVDYALEQHGKRPTEYLNDLGALGPHLHCAHSVILSAEEVDLYATHRMSACHCAFGNYGIGVPRLQEMWRRGVDIGMGTDGAASAFTLDLFQVAHAARVGQAAAIGHAYHQRVPMSGEDLLRIATRGGARAVGMGDELGCLEVGRRADLI